One genomic window of Kosmotoga olearia TBF 19.5.1 includes the following:
- a CDS encoding nucleic acid-binding OB-fold tRNA/helicase-type encodes MRKALILALVMVMVVSTVSLSRVTLDTLTFYTIDLETGNSSIFPIAYFTFEPIKGIGIRLEDYLALSHDTLNLGPISLMKPRLYYGYYYGNDLSIKIGNFRSKYYNTRKINFLRVGGFYDYNYGAEVKYDYGNFTFLGRYNYDSYNSEHQYGGMISYKTKSSALAFYGMVKGTTYDLSVDGSLKVKLGPVSSEIFGAVAVYGSSPFSAPPTYLIGALADWNKISAGIQYANQGSWSIKYDYSDPNKYSEWVLNTFVDYYFTSDISVGFFLDVNPTGYNYGTKFKLNDLELLVSNGDVDGGMDGIQRLELSYSNYFSIDLEKSFKALIRSTKKLPKIAEIKKTAKVGDTVTIRGIVAVDTGVMGNNVTYVVDETGGYMVWGRNAAGLKAGDEVIITGYIKEYYGILEIVTNSVEKIASGKKIPIIPVRALDVFSGKYESALVKITGTVMEVQKYSIMVKDDSGVIKVYAKKGTNVSFEDISFGQKITVIGIVSLFKGEWEIIPRSQADIQ; translated from the coding sequence GTGAGAAAAGCTTTGATTCTTGCATTGGTAATGGTAATGGTTGTATCTACGGTTTCTTTATCGAGGGTAACATTGGATACTTTGACTTTTTACACCATCGATTTGGAGACAGGTAATAGTTCTATCTTTCCGATAGCTTACTTCACCTTTGAACCTATAAAGGGGATAGGGATAAGGTTAGAAGATTATCTTGCCCTCAGCCACGATACGCTTAATCTTGGGCCAATCAGTCTGATGAAACCAAGGCTTTATTACGGCTACTATTACGGTAATGATTTGAGTATCAAGATCGGTAATTTCCGCTCGAAGTATTACAACACCAGAAAGATAAACTTCCTCAGGGTTGGAGGGTTCTACGATTACAATTACGGAGCCGAAGTAAAATACGATTACGGTAATTTCACGTTCCTTGGAAGGTACAACTATGACAGTTACAATTCTGAACATCAATATGGAGGAATGATATCCTATAAAACCAAATCTTCTGCTCTTGCTTTCTACGGAATGGTTAAAGGCACAACTTATGACCTTTCTGTTGATGGAAGCCTGAAAGTAAAACTTGGCCCAGTTTCCAGCGAAATTTTCGGTGCTGTTGCTGTTTACGGTTCATCTCCTTTCAGTGCTCCACCAACTTATCTCATCGGAGCTCTTGCTGATTGGAACAAGATTTCTGCTGGAATACAGTACGCAAATCAGGGCTCCTGGAGTATCAAATACGATTACTCAGATCCTAACAAGTATTCTGAATGGGTGTTAAATACTTTTGTTGATTATTACTTCACTTCTGATATCTCTGTTGGTTTCTTCTTAGATGTGAATCCTACTGGATACAACTATGGAACAAAGTTCAAGTTGAACGATCTGGAACTGCTTGTTTCCAACGGTGATGTTGATGGTGGAATGGACGGTATCCAGAGACTGGAGCTTTCGTACTCGAACTATTTCTCCATTGACCTTGAAAAATCATTCAAAGCCCTGATAAGGAGCACAAAGAAACTGCCGAAGATAGCTGAAATCAAGAAGACAGCTAAAGTGGGAGACACCGTAACTATCAGAGGAATCGTTGCCGTTGATACCGGCGTAATGGGTAACAACGTTACTTACGTCGTAGATGAAACAGGCGGTTACATGGTCTGGGGAAGAAACGCTGCCGGATTGAAAGCAGGTGACGAGGTCATCATAACCGGTTACATCAAAGAATATTACGGTATTCTTGAAATTGTCACAAATTCTGTGGAAAAAATAGCTTCTGGTAAAAAGATACCCATTATCCCTGTTAGAGCCCTTGATGTATTCTCCGGAAAATACGAATCAGCGCTGGTAAAGATCACAGGTACAGTCATGGAAGTCCAGAAATACTCCATAATGGTCAAAGACGATTCTGGCGTAATAAAGGTTTACGCAAAGAAAGGAACAAATGTATCCTTCGAGGATATCTCCTTCGGCCAGAAGATCACCGTTATCGGTATCGTTTCGTTGTTCAAAGGAGAATGGGAGATCATTCCAAGATCCCAGGCTGATATACAATAA
- a CDS encoding thermonuclease family protein, which yields MSSHRSVIKQSWLYVSLVILVSISALFLTSCPGWFTSSYYVTEIIDGDTIKVLYNGEEVKVRYIGIDTPETHSDYQDSKPNGEFGIEAMEFNRDLISQSGWRVSIIARGYDKYDRLLAYVYTKDDKMINEEIIRNGLARPLTYTSTSEHSQDFKEAYEEAFKERRGIFSKYDPDSDNPAPTVDASVVKDNLDDYLGKIIWLKFTPTDTGYDSKFDEYLLFSDDAVIAIRKDEAYLFFGGDPKFKNYVGEEIKVYGEIWEEDGKPEILLRAPFEIKPIGE from the coding sequence ATGAGTTCCCACAGATCTGTGATAAAGCAATCATGGCTGTATGTATCGTTAGTAATTTTAGTTTCAATCTCTGCGCTGTTCCTCACCTCGTGTCCCGGGTGGTTTACTTCATCATATTATGTAACAGAAATAATAGATGGAGACACTATTAAAGTTCTATACAATGGCGAAGAAGTCAAAGTCCGATACATAGGCATAGATACCCCGGAAACTCATTCAGATTACCAGGATTCAAAGCCAAACGGAGAGTTCGGAATTGAAGCAATGGAATTCAACAGAGATCTTATATCTCAGTCTGGTTGGAGAGTTAGTATCATAGCTAGAGGATATGACAAATACGATAGGTTATTGGCTTATGTGTACACGAAAGACGACAAAATGATAAACGAGGAGATCATAAGAAACGGTCTCGCAAGACCTTTAACCTACACAAGCACATCAGAACATTCTCAGGATTTCAAAGAAGCCTATGAGGAAGCCTTTAAAGAGAGACGGGGAATTTTCTCGAAGTATGATCCCGATTCAGACAATCCAGCACCAACTGTTGATGCTTCAGTTGTAAAAGACAACCTTGATGATTACCTCGGGAAGATCATCTGGTTGAAATTCACTCCAACAGATACCGGTTACGATTCTAAATTCGATGAATACTTACTCTTTTCTGATGATGCTGTTATAGCAATTCGTAAAGATGAAGCATACTTGTTTTTTGGCGGTGATCCGAAATTCAAAAATTACGTTGGCGAAGAAATAAAGGTTTACGGCGAAATATGGGAAGAAGACGGAAAACCGGAAATACTGTTAAGAGCACCCTTTGAAATCAAACCAATAGGAGAGTAA
- a CDS encoding IS110-like element ISKol6 family transposase, with protein sequence MDIVGIDWSWNFHTCYSIEQDKVFKIKDGIAGYEKLLKTVSKDAVFVIEESFNRLGDFLLSRGKEVYLLPPKRSKEARGYHSNGVKTDSTDARCIALTYKEHPEYCIKATHDELGMLFRELLRHYRYYTDMSSRLKNKLQNELHNYFPEYARVMGNSWTDCDGRIFLLTICPDVTELRKTSDKEINRHFKANHLRYTSSLKRKVKELREKAIDWGMSKYTRDMIANVATQLLEAKREKKKITKEMEKELRKSKYNIILTLPGVGVATGMALVTAFLTHEFKNYRDFQKYCGTMPIVSQSGNFRMCRMRKNCDKKLRGILHMMAINAKKCGAWMKGYYDKKTNKEGKKPSLALRALANILVKIAFAMLRNLKAYDEELFLSSRGNKSPRLNYTTRNSIPGTKKMKKEKLSLPVSVAQTNCHLGTVSGSLSP encoded by the coding sequence ATGGATATTGTGGGAATTGACTGGTCGTGGAATTTTCACACCTGCTATTCTATCGAACAGGATAAGGTTTTTAAGATCAAGGATGGTATAGCGGGGTATGAGAAGCTGCTGAAAACAGTATCAAAAGACGCTGTTTTCGTCATTGAGGAGAGTTTCAATCGTTTGGGAGATTTCTTGCTGTCCAGAGGGAAAGAGGTTTATCTCCTGCCACCGAAAAGGTCAAAGGAAGCCAGAGGCTATCATTCGAACGGCGTGAAGACAGATTCAACAGATGCCAGGTGTATCGCCCTTACCTACAAAGAACACCCGGAATATTGTATTAAGGCAACACATGACGAACTCGGCATGCTTTTCAGGGAATTGTTGAGGCATTACAGGTACTATACCGACATGTCCTCAAGACTTAAGAACAAACTTCAAAACGAACTTCATAATTATTTCCCTGAATATGCTAGGGTGATGGGTAATTCTTGGACAGATTGTGACGGGAGGATATTCCTGCTCACCATATGCCCGGATGTAACCGAACTCAGGAAGACATCTGACAAGGAGATAAATAGACATTTCAAAGCGAATCATCTACGCTACACATCCTCATTGAAAAGAAAGGTCAAAGAACTCAGGGAAAAAGCCATTGACTGGGGCATGTCAAAATACACCAGGGACATGATCGCGAATGTTGCCACACAACTTCTGGAAGCAAAAAGAGAGAAAAAGAAAATAACAAAAGAGATGGAGAAAGAACTACGTAAATCGAAATACAACATAATACTGACGCTCCCGGGTGTTGGAGTAGCTACAGGAATGGCATTAGTAACAGCATTTCTTACACACGAATTCAAAAATTACAGGGATTTCCAGAAGTATTGTGGAACTATGCCAATAGTATCCCAGAGTGGTAATTTTCGCATGTGCAGGATGAGGAAAAACTGTGACAAGAAACTCAGAGGCATTCTCCATATGATGGCGATAAACGCGAAGAAATGCGGAGCATGGATGAAAGGCTACTATGACAAGAAGACAAATAAAGAGGGCAAGAAACCATCTCTTGCCCTCAGAGCATTGGCGAACATCCTCGTCAAGATAGCCTTCGCCATGCTAAGAAACCTAAAAGCCTACGATGAGGAACTCTTCCTTTCCTCACGTGGGAACAAGAGTCCTCGGTTAAATTATACAACAAGAAATAGCATACCGGGGACCAAAAAAATGAAGAAAGAAAAGTTATCCCTGCCTGTCTCTGTTGCTCAAACCAACTGCCATTTGGGAACAGTTTCAGGTAGTCTGTCTCCTTGA
- a CDS encoding GIY-YIG nuclease family protein — protein sequence MNPGFVYIMSNPGRTTFYIGVTNNLLRRVKEHKSKKIEGFASKYNCVDIVYYESFEQISSAIEREKQLKTWKRQWKIALIEKVNPEMRDLYEDILCGS from the coding sequence ATGAATCCAGGTTTCGTTTACATAATGTCAAACCCTGGTAGAACAACCTTCTATATAGGAGTAACGAACAATCTCCTGCGTAGAGTTAAGGAACATAAAAGCAAGAAAATTGAAGGTTTTGCTTCTAAGTACAATTGTGTTGATATTGTGTATTATGAATCCTTCGAACAAATCTCCAGCGCAATCGAAAGAGAGAAGCAACTAAAAACATGGAAAAGGCAGTGGAAAATCGCTTTGATAGAAAAGGTTAATCCAGAAATGCGTGATCTTTATGAAGATATACTATGTGGATCCTGA
- the ltrA gene encoding group II intron reverse transcriptase/maturase, translating into MRKYYSLIDKVYLESNLAKAYHKVRRNNGAPGIDGVTVQEYGENLLERIKKLSEKLRKGEYRPSPVKRVEIPKGNGKTRMLGIPTVEDRIVQQSLKEIMEPIFEEGFHPSSYGYRKGRNPHQAVEKAYAFACKYKMKYVVQLDLSQCFDTLDHEKMIDAVAERISDGKILRLIRSFLKSGVITDQYQPSEMGSPQGGVISPLLANIYLNKFDQKMMARGIRIVRYADDILIFAKSYKSAEKYLKIAIRILEKELKLKVNKEKTRITTIDDGIEFLGFTIQKGKIRIQEKKIKRFKAKVKTLTRRNQCTPIGEIIKRLNQLLRGFSNYYKIIDWVGVFKGLMGWIRRRLRAIILRQWKTTKKLCRVMRQKGYRGEISGIRMNKWRSSQSRLVSRLLPNKYFQKIGLYDMKLSHVPLSENPILNP; encoded by the coding sequence ATGAGGAAGTACTACAGTCTTATTGACAAAGTTTATCTGGAATCGAACCTGGCCAAAGCATATCACAAGGTGCGAAGAAACAACGGAGCACCCGGGATAGATGGAGTAACGGTTCAGGAGTATGGAGAAAACCTTCTGGAAAGGATTAAGAAACTCAGCGAAAAGTTGCGAAAAGGAGAATACCGGCCTTCACCGGTAAAAAGGGTAGAAATCCCGAAAGGAAATGGGAAGACACGTATGCTCGGGATACCGACGGTAGAGGATCGAATAGTACAACAATCGCTGAAAGAAATAATGGAACCAATCTTTGAGGAAGGATTTCATCCTTCAAGTTATGGATACAGGAAAGGAAGGAATCCACACCAGGCAGTAGAGAAAGCCTATGCCTTCGCGTGCAAATACAAAATGAAATACGTGGTACAGTTAGACCTTAGTCAATGCTTTGACACCTTAGACCACGAAAAGATGATAGACGCAGTAGCGGAAAGAATAAGCGATGGCAAAATATTGAGATTAATAAGAAGTTTCCTCAAAAGTGGAGTCATAACGGACCAATACCAACCCAGTGAGATGGGAAGTCCACAGGGCGGAGTAATAAGCCCCTTGTTAGCCAACATCTATCTGAACAAATTTGACCAGAAAATGATGGCCAGAGGAATAAGGATAGTGAGATATGCAGACGACATACTAATCTTCGCAAAGAGCTACAAAAGCGCGGAAAAATACCTAAAAATAGCTATCCGGATACTGGAAAAAGAGCTGAAATTGAAGGTCAACAAAGAAAAGACGAGAATAACCACGATAGATGATGGAATCGAATTCCTTGGATTTACCATACAAAAAGGCAAAATACGAATCCAGGAAAAGAAAATAAAAAGGTTCAAAGCGAAAGTAAAAACACTCACCCGGAGAAACCAATGTACACCGATTGGAGAGATAATAAAACGGCTAAACCAATTGCTGAGAGGCTTCAGCAATTACTACAAAATAATCGATTGGGTGGGAGTATTCAAAGGCCTCATGGGTTGGATAAGAAGGAGATTGAGAGCCATAATCCTGCGACAATGGAAGACGACAAAGAAACTATGCAGGGTGATGAGACAAAAAGGATACAGAGGCGAAATATCTGGAATAAGGATGAACAAATGGAGAAGCTCTCAATCCCGGTTGGTCAGTAGGCTACTGCCGAACAAGTATTTCCAGAAGATAGGGCTGTATGATATGAAGCTTTCGCATGTACCACTGTCGGAGAATCCGATACTCAATCCATGA
- a CDS encoding DUF2207 domain-containing protein, giving the protein MSQSLKRALVGGIIGGIIWVFLFLILTYGSSIGSIYKLEGATIEQKIQEDGSIVVHEKIDYLLVKPYRGVYREIPYDFRTHYSNLKVWADGLPIQHIENNSTENSIDVKVWFVPYQSEPVKPPEGGQRVTLHLSYTVRGAIQVGKDTAQLFRKIWGDGWDVPVKSLIGIFEFPEYFPIMEYYTHPFLRVEKIGTQYIFKAEKLPPRTFAEVRFVFPKENLRGLSLSAITPGDFMYSDIEKIEKEYSSKVKFLKFQFPFLMGIGAFVILSLLFFYFGREPEISYNAEYEREPPFKDNPEEVNAIVKNLCTGADNDGIGAMLLNLYRKGFITFETDPKNEKIRGIRILKLGGELTDSEKFFLSFLKGYSHDNVFDFDAVKSDLRKSQTKARTFTKQFQAWKKLIKNKVKERRYMVTTGNTYAKLFAVILLGINLLILVVSVKYPEILFMNSWTKYVYGGFWVLGFSVLFLPIDVFGRWTRQGREYYLKWKKFQRFLEDYSLLSEHPPESITLWEEYLVYAAALGIADKVRKNMERIIPYEVWQERGGRSCMYHPAMFNISRQFGSVASTAQASSSSSSSGGGAGGVGGGSGGGGGGAF; this is encoded by the coding sequence ATGAGTCAAAGCCTTAAACGAGCGCTTGTGGGCGGAATAATTGGCGGGATAATCTGGGTTTTTCTGTTCTTAATCTTGACCTATGGAAGCTCTATTGGCTCTATTTATAAATTAGAGGGTGCAACGATAGAGCAAAAAATCCAGGAAGATGGTTCGATCGTAGTGCATGAGAAAATCGACTATCTTCTTGTTAAACCGTATCGTGGGGTTTACCGCGAAATTCCTTACGATTTTAGGACTCATTACAGCAACCTGAAGGTTTGGGCGGATGGATTACCCATACAGCATATTGAAAATAACAGCACCGAGAACTCTATAGACGTAAAGGTGTGGTTTGTACCTTACCAATCAGAACCAGTTAAACCGCCAGAGGGTGGTCAGAGGGTGACTCTCCACCTTTCCTATACCGTTCGTGGAGCAATCCAGGTTGGCAAAGATACAGCACAGCTTTTCAGAAAAATATGGGGCGATGGTTGGGATGTCCCTGTGAAAAGTCTGATCGGTATATTCGAGTTTCCGGAGTATTTCCCCATTATGGAGTATTATACGCACCCATTCCTTAGAGTCGAAAAAATAGGAACACAGTACATTTTCAAGGCCGAAAAACTTCCTCCAAGAACATTCGCGGAGGTCAGGTTTGTTTTCCCGAAGGAGAATCTTAGAGGATTATCACTTTCAGCTATAACCCCGGGTGATTTCATGTATAGCGATATAGAGAAAATCGAAAAAGAATATTCTTCAAAGGTAAAGTTCCTGAAATTCCAATTCCCGTTCCTTATGGGGATAGGTGCTTTTGTGATTCTGTCCCTCTTATTCTTCTATTTTGGAAGGGAACCAGAGATTTCTTACAATGCTGAATATGAACGCGAGCCGCCGTTCAAAGACAACCCGGAAGAAGTCAATGCGATAGTAAAGAACCTTTGTACCGGTGCAGATAATGACGGGATAGGTGCGATGCTTCTTAACCTTTACAGGAAAGGATTTATAACATTTGAAACGGATCCAAAAAATGAAAAGATAAGAGGCATCAGGATTTTGAAATTAGGTGGCGAACTCACGGATAGCGAGAAATTCTTCTTATCCTTTCTTAAAGGATACTCTCATGATAACGTGTTCGATTTCGATGCTGTCAAATCCGATTTAAGAAAATCCCAGACGAAAGCAAGAACATTCACGAAGCAATTCCAGGCCTGGAAAAAGCTGATAAAAAACAAGGTTAAAGAGAGACGATACATGGTAACTACGGGAAACACATATGCCAAGCTTTTTGCAGTTATTCTGCTTGGCATTAACCTCTTGATCTTGGTTGTTTCCGTAAAATATCCTGAAATTTTGTTCATGAATTCATGGACAAAATATGTTTACGGTGGATTCTGGGTTCTTGGTTTCAGTGTTCTGTTTCTCCCGATTGATGTGTTCGGAAGGTGGACCAGACAAGGCAGAGAGTATTATCTCAAATGGAAAAAATTCCAGAGATTCCTTGAAGATTATTCGCTCCTGTCTGAACATCCACCGGAAAGCATAACCCTGTGGGAAGAATACCTTGTGTATGCTGCCGCTCTCGGGATCGCCGATAAGGTCAGGAAAAATATGGAACGGATAATTCCATACGAAGTATGGCAGGAAAGAGGCGGTAGGTCATGCATGTACCATCCTGCCATGTTCAATATCTCGAGACAGTTTGGTAGCGTTGCCAGCACCGCTCAAGCAAGTTCTTCAAGCTCTTCCAGCGGCGGTGGAGCCGGTGGTGTCGGTGGAGGTTCCGGCGGCGGAGGCGGCGGAGCGTTTTGA
- a CDS encoding ferritin, with translation MISEKMVRMINDQIKAEFESEFLYLSMALWCSRKGYKGALMWLLKQAAEEHEHAMKFIRYLDQVHADVEVPGIDKPNVEFNSLLDVFEKGLEHEKYISSRIFKLMETAEEEKDYFTADFLQWYVTEQLEEETSFSSIVKKLKMVGDSKQGLMMIDAQLGQRQE, from the coding sequence ATGATCAGTGAAAAGATGGTAAGGATGATCAATGACCAGATTAAAGCTGAATTTGAATCTGAATTCCTTTACCTGTCTATGGCGCTCTGGTGCTCAAGGAAAGGATACAAAGGAGCGTTAATGTGGTTGCTCAAGCAGGCTGCCGAAGAACACGAACATGCCATGAAATTCATACGTTACCTCGATCAGGTGCACGCGGATGTAGAGGTTCCCGGTATCGATAAACCAAACGTTGAATTCAATTCGTTGCTGGATGTTTTTGAAAAGGGCCTTGAACACGAAAAGTATATTTCCTCAAGAATATTCAAATTAATGGAAACCGCTGAAGAAGAAAAAGATTACTTCACGGCAGATTTCCTTCAATGGTACGTGACCGAACAGCTTGAAGAAGAAACATCCTTCAGCTCCATCGTTAAAAAGTTGAAAATGGTCGGAGATTCTAAACAGGGTTTGATGATGATCGACGCTCAGCTTGGCCAGAGACAGGAATAA
- a CDS encoding NAD(P)/FAD-dependent oxidoreductase → MEKKAEVIIIGAGPAGSTAATVLARRNFDILLIDKCQFPRDKVCGGVLTAKSMKLLEKIHPGVVFSLNLKPITKVSFGYPGTERKNESITYIYKKPLFYVATRKELDNALMENALRNGAKYENDAIIRIERLDDGFICHGRSGNTYSAPYVVIAAGVFGHNLLENTSKISYSIAYKAQTASVPITTATINFHDFGYTWILPGKGFFNVGIGSYDNSLTYADAENIVKKLFNFPIGKLNAAPLPMFDKTISVDLNNMVPGCLFVGDSGGFVDPWTGEGISFAMETGFCSAKAIIEKGGDRLKVNDDFLGRIRRIGIHLQIAGILREKLTTTLPERFDLLSDIRMAKLLYVYLNGYLKGIDRLMIKGFFFQGVKGIETR, encoded by the coding sequence TTGGAAAAAAAAGCCGAGGTTATCATAATCGGTGCAGGCCCGGCCGGAAGTACCGCTGCAACTGTTCTGGCAAGAAGAAACTTCGACATTTTACTGATAGATAAGTGCCAATTCCCCCGTGACAAGGTCTGTGGAGGGGTGCTCACCGCCAAGTCTATGAAACTTCTGGAGAAGATTCATCCCGGGGTTGTATTCTCCCTTAATTTGAAACCAATTACAAAGGTTTCATTTGGGTATCCAGGTACTGAACGAAAAAACGAATCGATTACCTATATATACAAAAAACCGCTCTTCTATGTTGCGACAAGAAAAGAACTGGATAATGCGCTCATGGAAAACGCTCTGAGAAACGGCGCAAAGTATGAAAATGATGCTATTATCCGGATAGAAAGATTGGATGACGGATTTATCTGCCACGGTAGAAGCGGTAATACTTATAGTGCCCCATATGTTGTCATAGCCGCAGGTGTCTTTGGACACAATCTTCTTGAAAATACATCGAAAATCTCATATTCAATAGCGTACAAAGCACAGACGGCATCCGTACCAATCACCACCGCAACTATAAACTTTCACGACTTTGGTTATACGTGGATTCTACCGGGAAAAGGGTTTTTCAATGTAGGGATTGGCAGTTACGATAATTCCCTCACATACGCTGATGCGGAAAATATTGTCAAGAAGCTCTTTAACTTCCCCATTGGTAAACTCAACGCAGCTCCATTACCAATGTTTGATAAAACTATCTCCGTAGATCTCAATAACATGGTTCCTGGATGCTTGTTCGTTGGAGATAGCGGCGGATTCGTGGATCCGTGGACCGGAGAAGGTATATCCTTTGCCATGGAAACAGGTTTTTGCTCGGCTAAAGCGATCATTGAAAAAGGCGGAGACCGATTGAAGGTTAATGACGACTTCCTTGGCAGAATACGGAGGATTGGAATCCACCTTCAAATAGCCGGAATCCTCAGGGAAAAACTTACTACAACTCTTCCGGAACGTTTTGATCTACTCTCCGACATCCGAATGGCAAAATTACTGTATGTGTATCTGAACGGATACCTCAAAGGAATAGATAGACTAATGATAAAAGGCTTCTTCTTTCAGGGAGTTAAGGGTATCGAGACCCGTTAA
- a CDS encoding MalY/PatB family protein encodes MEKYDFDKFIDRRETNSYKWDYLDEAFGTRDLIPMWVADMDFEAPKPVIEAIKNRAQHGCYGYTARPDSYYESIMNWLEKRHSWKVEKEWLLHSPGVVPGIVIAILAFTNPGDKVIIQTPVYHPFYSTVRENGRQLVKNPLKLENGKYFMNFEDLESKIDERARMLILCNPHNPGGRVWTEGELLKLGELCIKHDLIILSDEIHSDIIMPGYKHIPIASISQELADRTITYIAPSKTFNLAGLTTSTVIISNQRLRRIYNNMLSSLELNLGNVFGIVATEAAYRYGEEWLEQLLKYLKGNLEFLKKFISERLPEIKVVEPEGTYLVWLDFRGLGMDQEELRKFIIEKAKLGLNDGVTFGEEGKGFQRMNIACPRSILKKALEQLETAVKNLKGT; translated from the coding sequence ATGGAAAAATACGATTTTGATAAGTTCATAGATCGCAGGGAGACAAACTCATACAAATGGGATTATTTAGATGAGGCCTTTGGCACCCGGGATTTGATTCCCATGTGGGTAGCAGATATGGATTTTGAGGCTCCAAAACCAGTAATAGAAGCCATTAAAAATCGCGCGCAGCACGGGTGTTACGGTTATACAGCGAGACCCGATAGCTATTACGAGAGCATAATGAACTGGCTGGAAAAAAGACACAGCTGGAAAGTAGAAAAAGAGTGGCTTTTGCATTCACCTGGTGTTGTTCCCGGGATAGTAATAGCGATATTGGCATTTACGAACCCGGGCGATAAGGTTATCATACAGACGCCTGTTTACCATCCTTTCTATTCAACTGTCCGTGAGAACGGAAGGCAGCTCGTGAAAAATCCGTTGAAACTCGAAAACGGAAAATACTTTATGAATTTCGAAGATCTGGAGTCAAAGATAGATGAACGGGCGAGGATGTTGATACTATGTAATCCCCACAATCCCGGTGGCAGGGTCTGGACCGAAGGCGAGCTGTTGAAACTCGGTGAGCTTTGTATTAAACACGATCTGATAATTTTATCCGACGAAATACATTCTGACATAATCATGCCCGGGTACAAACATATTCCCATAGCATCAATTTCGCAGGAGCTTGCTGATCGAACCATCACCTATATAGCGCCAAGTAAAACCTTTAATCTCGCCGGGCTTACAACTTCAACTGTTATCATTTCCAATCAACGTTTAAGAAGGATCTACAACAATATGCTTTCTTCTCTTGAACTCAATCTTGGAAACGTTTTCGGGATCGTTGCTACTGAAGCAGCGTACAGATACGGAGAGGAATGGCTGGAGCAACTTCTGAAATACCTTAAAGGGAATTTAGAGTTTCTCAAAAAATTCATCTCTGAAAGATTGCCGGAAATTAAGGTTGTAGAGCCTGAAGGGACTTACCTCGTTTGGCTTGATTTCAGAGGCCTGGGAATGGATCAGGAAGAACTCAGAAAGTTTATTATTGAAAAAGCGAAGCTCGGCCTCAATGATGGAGTTACTTTTGGAGAAGAGGGTAAAGGATTTCAACGAATGAACATCGCCTGCCCGCGTTCCATACTCAAAAAAGCTCTGGAACAGCTCGAAACAGCGGTTAAAAATCTAAAAGGAACTTAA
- a CDS encoding metal ABC transporter permease, translating into MSIIQDILTYEFLRNAFIAGILVSVLTSLFSTVVVLRKIEFIGDGAAHAAFGGLALGFLIGAGSEIMAMVTAIIFALTISYFSRREKISENSMIGMLLPLSMAVGVILLSFVRGYTPDVMGYLFGNILLVGKNDIWLLLGFTVAAVLFFCFFRREILYYSYDETMARHCGVNVNFIHYAILIGLSLSIVASVKIAGIILVTAFIVTPAATAKLIVKTYRSMILFSLLLSVFAMIFGLGISYLFDLPPGPVVVLILFLEFLLTYVFAMKTKNE; encoded by the coding sequence ATGAGCATAATACAGGATATCCTGACGTATGAATTTTTAAGAAATGCCTTTATTGCTGGAATTCTGGTAAGCGTCCTGACATCGCTTTTCTCAACGGTTGTTGTATTGAGAAAAATAGAGTTTATCGGTGATGGAGCCGCGCACGCTGCCTTCGGCGGTCTGGCACTTGGTTTCCTTATAGGTGCGGGTAGCGAGATCATGGCAATGGTAACGGCCATAATCTTCGCGCTCACAATCAGCTATTTCAGCAGGCGTGAAAAAATCAGTGAAAACAGCATGATAGGTATGCTGCTCCCGCTTTCAATGGCGGTAGGGGTAATACTTCTTTCCTTTGTCAGGGGATACACCCCGGATGTTATGGGCTATTTATTCGGGAATATCCTTCTTGTAGGGAAGAATGATATCTGGTTGCTGCTTGGGTTCACGGTTGCTGCCGTTCTTTTCTTCTGCTTTTTTAGAAGGGAGATTCTTTATTATTCCTATGATGAAACTATGGCGAGGCATTGTGGAGTGAATGTCAACTTTATACATTACGCTATTTTAATAGGACTTTCCCTAAGTATCGTGGCTTCGGTCAAGATTGCTGGTATAATTCTTGTGACGGCTTTTATAGTTACACCGGCTGCAACAGCCAAACTCATTGTAAAAACCTACAGGAGTATGATACTTTTTTCTCTTCTGTTGAGTGTTTTTGCAATGATCTTTGGCCTTGGTATTTCGTACCTTTTTGACTTACCACCCGGTCCGGTTGTGGTTTTGATTCTGTTTCTGGAATTTCTGCTTACATATGTATTTGCAATGAAAACAAAGAATGAATAG